The Fodinibius salinus genome includes a window with the following:
- a CDS encoding ABC transporter ATP-binding protein — MAVIETTELTKVYNSDQVPVHALRGVDLTIEKGEFTAIVGPSGSGKTTLLNIISGLDEPTKGKTVVQGTELNTLSDRELIDFRLHHIGFVFQAYNLIPVLTSIENVSFVMQMQGRPTKECREKSRNLLEAVGLGDKINKRPSELSGGQQQRVAVARALASKPDFVLADEPTANLDSVSSADLLDMMAELNEKEEMTFVFSTHDQRVIDRARRVVTLVDGKIDKDEIRK; from the coding sequence ATGGCTGTTATAGAAACCACGGAACTTACAAAAGTGTATAACTCAGATCAGGTACCTGTTCATGCTTTACGAGGAGTAGACCTGACAATCGAAAAAGGAGAGTTTACGGCCATTGTCGGTCCCTCTGGATCGGGTAAAACGACATTGCTAAATATTATCAGCGGCCTTGATGAACCTACCAAAGGCAAAACCGTAGTACAGGGTACGGAGCTCAATACCTTATCCGACCGTGAACTCATCGACTTTCGACTACATCATATCGGATTTGTCTTTCAGGCCTATAATCTAATTCCAGTGCTTACCTCAATCGAGAACGTTTCGTTTGTGATGCAGATGCAGGGACGTCCGACCAAAGAGTGCCGCGAAAAGAGCAGAAATTTATTAGAAGCTGTTGGATTGGGAGACAAAATCAACAAACGTCCCTCAGAGCTTTCCGGCGGACAACAACAGCGTGTAGCCGTTGCACGTGCCTTGGCTTCCAAACCTGACTTTGTACTGGCCGATGAGCCCACAGCCAATCTCGACTCCGTATCTTCAGCAGATCTTCTTGATATGATGGCTGAACTCAACGAAAAAGAAGAAATGACTTTTGTTTTTTCAACTCATGATCAGCGGGTAATAGATCGTGCACGGCGGGTGGTTACGCTCGTAGATGGTAAAATTGATAAGGATGAAATACGAAAATAA
- a CDS encoding calcineurin-like phosphoesterase C-terminal domain-containing protein → MMTSINMKQLFFLIFSTLTCCTLPAQAQETATGTVFLDENNNGRMDPSEEGIPEVSVSNGREVVLTDDEGRYSLDIGKMEGNIFVIKPSGYRLPTDEQNHPKFYYLHKPEGSPELNYDGVEPTGPLPESVNFPLLKGEKDNQFSVLLFGDPQPYTKKEVEYFDRDIVAELQDVTSYDFGITLGDLVGRDMDLYPLYSKSVAKIGIPWFNVYGNNDINLDAETDRHADETFEATFGPATYSFNHGKAHFIILDDMIYPTEDDARMHYTLTRDQLLFVKNDLEHVSKDRLVVLAFHVPLFGSFKENSRRQLFSLLKDYSHTLSLSGHTHTQQIHFFGPEQGWQRITPHMHYNVGASGGSWWSGILGEDGIPPALMADGTPNGYAMLNVDGNTFTIDYKVAGKPADFKMSIWGPDVVAQNSWPTPQFYVNYFLGSEYTTVEYKLQDHEQWRPMSKVSERDPHAIELQYEWDNSKTLPKGKRPANPEKSTHLWKTWVPNDLSLGEYTVEIRVTDMFGRTFTDEFNYEVVEPK, encoded by the coding sequence ATGATGACATCAATTAATATGAAACAGTTGTTCTTTCTTATTTTTAGCACTCTGACCTGTTGTACACTGCCTGCACAAGCTCAAGAAACAGCCACAGGAACTGTATTTCTGGACGAGAATAATAACGGGAGGATGGATCCCAGTGAGGAAGGGATTCCTGAGGTATCCGTTTCCAATGGACGGGAGGTAGTGCTTACTGATGATGAGGGCCGCTATTCGCTGGATATTGGCAAAATGGAAGGGAATATTTTTGTCATCAAGCCCTCGGGATACCGATTGCCCACTGATGAGCAAAACCATCCAAAATTTTACTATTTACACAAACCTGAAGGTTCGCCTGAGTTAAACTATGATGGAGTTGAGCCAACAGGTCCGCTTCCGGAATCGGTGAACTTTCCGCTTTTGAAAGGTGAAAAGGATAACCAATTCAGCGTGCTTCTTTTTGGTGATCCACAGCCGTATACAAAAAAAGAAGTGGAATATTTTGATCGTGATATTGTAGCAGAACTTCAGGATGTAACGAGCTATGATTTTGGCATTACACTGGGAGATCTTGTCGGTAGAGATATGGATCTGTATCCCCTGTATAGTAAGTCGGTTGCCAAGATCGGGATCCCGTGGTTTAATGTATATGGCAACAATGATATTAATTTGGATGCCGAAACAGACCGACATGCCGATGAAACATTTGAGGCAACGTTTGGGCCAGCTACCTATTCGTTCAATCACGGCAAGGCCCACTTCATCATCCTTGATGATATGATTTATCCCACCGAGGATGATGCAAGAATGCATTACACCTTGACGAGAGATCAGCTGCTGTTTGTCAAAAATGATCTTGAGCATGTTTCAAAAGATCGGCTGGTGGTACTGGCTTTTCATGTACCGCTTTTTGGATCGTTCAAAGAAAATAGCCGGCGGCAATTGTTTAGCCTGCTGAAAGATTATTCTCATACACTGTCATTGTCCGGCCACACCCATACTCAGCAAATTCACTTTTTTGGTCCCGAACAAGGTTGGCAGCGGATAACCCCTCATATGCATTATAACGTAGGAGCTTCGGGCGGCAGCTGGTGGTCGGGCATTCTCGGTGAGGATGGTATTCCGCCTGCGCTCATGGCGGATGGCACACCCAATGGCTATGCCATGTTAAATGTTGATGGCAATACATTCACGATCGATTACAAGGTGGCAGGTAAGCCAGCCGATTTCAAGATGAGCATTTGGGGACCGGACGTTGTGGCTCAAAATTCTTGGCCGACGCCACAGTTTTATGTTAATTACTTTTTGGGAAGTGAATACACAACGGTGGAATATAAACTTCAAGACCATGAACAGTGGCGACCGATGAGTAAGGTATCGGAGCGTGACCCGCATGCGATTGAATTGCAGTACGAGTGGGATAACTCAAAGACTTTACCCAAAGGCAAGCGCCCCGCCAACCCCGAGAAGTCCACGCACTTATGGAAAACCTGGGTGCCCAATGATTTATCGCTTGGTGAATATACCGTCGAGATACGTGTAACTGATATGTTTGGGCGTACGTTTACCGATGAGTTCAACTATGAAGTTGTAGAACCGAAGTAG
- a CDS encoding WD40/YVTN/BNR-like repeat-containing protein yields the protein MRLLFTLFYCFLCVLSVHAQSEWEKHQSPVQADLHNVFFTNNSVGWIVTHNTGTILHTKDGGKNWFIQAQKDSMFFEDIHFLNEQKGWVSGEHGLLFKTTDGGKNWSSHKISKDDAWIYGIHFHDKNHGIAVGLREKGPTTLFLETQTGGTEWNDVTQKVPASFYEPISFINKQRGYVAGGKKIIYTPDSGKTWETQFSDTTSNSKCREAIRGLTFANNNIGWAVGHCGLVLRTLDGKQWKRLDKFTTNRLRSIAFLSKSEGYIVGDSNNEPGVLYHTQDGGQTWSTALKDTTDLHRVELTEEKIWVVGDNGTILSKSR from the coding sequence ATGCGTTTACTATTCACACTATTTTATTGCTTTCTTTGTGTTCTTAGTGTCCATGCCCAATCAGAATGGGAAAAACATCAGAGTCCGGTACAGGCCGATTTGCACAATGTCTTTTTTACTAATAATTCGGTGGGTTGGATCGTAACTCACAATACAGGTACCATACTCCATACAAAAGACGGCGGGAAAAACTGGTTTATTCAAGCTCAGAAGGATTCAATGTTTTTTGAGGATATCCATTTTTTGAATGAGCAAAAAGGTTGGGTTTCCGGCGAACATGGTCTCCTTTTTAAGACAACCGACGGCGGGAAAAACTGGTCGAGCCATAAAATTTCTAAAGATGATGCATGGATTTACGGAATCCATTTTCATGATAAAAATCACGGCATAGCTGTTGGTCTTCGTGAAAAAGGACCAACGACACTATTTTTGGAAACTCAAACAGGTGGTACTGAATGGAATGATGTCACTCAAAAAGTACCCGCTTCGTTTTATGAACCAATATCATTTATTAATAAGCAAAGAGGATATGTAGCCGGGGGCAAAAAAATAATTTACACACCCGACAGCGGAAAGACTTGGGAAACTCAATTTTCCGATACTACTTCGAATTCCAAGTGTAGAGAAGCTATCCGTGGATTAACTTTCGCAAACAATAATATTGGGTGGGCCGTTGGCCACTGTGGACTTGTTCTCAGAACTCTGGATGGGAAACAATGGAAACGACTCGATAAATTTACAACAAACCGACTGAGAAGTATTGCATTTCTCAGCAAATCGGAGGGATATATTGTCGGAGACAGTAATAATGAGCCGGGTGTACTCTATCACACTCAAGACGGCGGCCAAACATGGAGCACCGCCTTAAAAGATACTACTGACCTACACCGAGTTGAACTTACGGAAGAGAAAATATGGGTCGTCGGCGATAACGGCACAATTTTGTCGAAATCCCGATAA
- a CDS encoding calcineurin-like phosphoesterase C-terminal domain-containing protein, whose translation MNTRLISLIIFFCLVSVSQGVAQDTAKGTVFVDSNGNGILDSGEKGMAKVPVSNGKEVVLTNENGEYSISIDENDAKVFVIKPSGYRLPVDERNRPQFYYLHKPEGSPELEFDGVSPTENLPDEINFPLLKADTKEEFRVLLFGDPQPYTRQQVEYFDRDIVSELKDARGYAFGITLGDIVGDNLDLFKPYTQSVAKIGVPWFNVYGNHDMNVDVQSDSLADETFEATFGPATYSFNHGDAHFIIVDDVVYPRKDGKSGYIGGFTDRQLTFIKNNLKHVPDDRLVIIAFHIPIFLPDESGRTFRVENRDRLFDLLEDYPNTLSLSAHTHIQQFRFFDADERWHLVNPHVHYNVGTTGGDWWSGVADERGIPHTLMRDGTPNGYAMLNINGNDYTLDYKVADKPADYQMSLWGPEVVPQNSWHGAQLFVNFFMGNEYTEVEYRVKGEQSDWRTMNKVEEQDPHVAALRQKWDRSDTVLEGKRPSNPVSSSHLWKTGVPNNLSLGKHTIEILVTDMFGRTFTDEYTYKVVKPER comes from the coding sequence ATGAATACCCGATTAATTTCACTCATTATTTTCTTTTGCTTGGTTTCGGTATCTCAAGGAGTGGCGCAAGATACAGCAAAGGGAACCGTTTTTGTCGATTCAAATGGTAATGGAATACTCGATTCTGGTGAAAAAGGCATGGCTAAAGTTCCAGTATCCAACGGCAAAGAGGTTGTGCTTACCAATGAGAATGGGGAATATTCCATATCCATTGACGAAAATGATGCCAAAGTGTTTGTTATTAAACCATCAGGGTATCGCCTGCCGGTTGATGAGCGAAATCGTCCACAGTTTTATTATCTGCATAAGCCAGAAGGATCTCCAGAACTAGAATTTGATGGCGTTTCGCCGACGGAAAATTTGCCTGATGAAATCAATTTTCCGTTGCTAAAAGCTGATACCAAAGAGGAGTTCAGGGTGTTGTTATTTGGGGATCCCCAGCCCTACACGCGTCAGCAAGTGGAGTATTTCGATCGGGATATTGTATCGGAGTTGAAGGATGCCAGAGGCTACGCTTTTGGTATCACACTCGGCGATATTGTGGGTGACAACTTAGATCTGTTTAAGCCCTATACTCAATCAGTTGCTAAAATTGGAGTACCATGGTTCAATGTGTATGGCAATCACGACATGAATGTTGATGTACAAAGTGATTCTCTTGCCGATGAGACTTTCGAGGCTACCTTTGGTCCTGCTACGTATTCGTTTAATCACGGTGATGCTCACTTTATCATTGTGGATGATGTCGTTTATCCTCGAAAGGATGGGAAGTCGGGATATATCGGTGGTTTTACTGATCGTCAACTCACCTTTATTAAAAATAATTTAAAACACGTGCCGGACGATCGTTTAGTAATTATTGCATTCCACATTCCCATCTTTTTGCCCGATGAATCGGGACGGACGTTCCGTGTTGAGAATCGGGATCGACTGTTTGACCTGCTCGAAGATTATCCAAACACCTTATCGCTTTCGGCCCACACCCATATACAGCAATTTCGTTTCTTTGATGCGGATGAAAGGTGGCATCTCGTTAATCCTCATGTACATTACAATGTGGGTACTACCGGCGGAGATTGGTGGTCGGGCGTAGCTGATGAGCGTGGTATTCCCCATACGTTGATGCGCGACGGTACGCCAAACGGATATGCAATGCTCAATATCAATGGCAATGATTATACGCTGGATTATAAAGTTGCTGATAAGCCCGCTGATTACCAGATGAGCTTGTGGGGACCAGAGGTTGTTCCACAAAATTCATGGCATGGCGCGCAGCTTTTTGTGAATTTTTTTATGGGAAATGAGTATACTGAAGTCGAATATCGAGTGAAGGGTGAACAAAGTGACTGGCGCACCATGAATAAAGTGGAAGAGCAAGATCCGCATGTGGCAGCGTTGCGACAGAAGTGGGATCGATCCGATACCGTACTTGAAGGTAAGCGTCCGTCGAATCCGGTTTCTTCATCACATCTCTGGAAAACAGGAGTACCCAACAATTTATCGCTTGGTAAACATACCATCGAGATACTGGTGACCGACATGTTTGGCCGTACGTTTACCGATGAATATACCTACAAGGTAGTTAAACCGGAGCGATAA